The following coding sequences lie in one Lacerta agilis isolate rLacAgi1 chromosome 4, rLacAgi1.pri, whole genome shotgun sequence genomic window:
- the ZDHHC23 gene encoding palmitoyltransferase ZDHHC23 has product MKRGRKKVRGPEAGDTLCCCEYLDRKGQRSHLAACFCECEDLDEGCERWLTCRSLPPGTLERIADTVTDRFRLPWLRGAVKVDISLLPPIILLPVFLHIAALHLLLALVILISLPVLVLWYYYLTHRKKGQTLFFLSLGLFSLGYMYYVFLQEVVPRGHVSTSQVILLTCGLILMLVALSQAKRDPGYLPCQTSSNKALYQGSNINNNSISNRNDLESSKAAAVPDIAMNSYPEGYATVLEAGTGGVTEDWCTKCHLVRPARAGHCRICGRCVKRLDHHCVWINSCVGEQNHQAFILALSLFLLTSVYGISLTLDTICRGKATIKALFYCPGVYGDYSSALSFTCVWYCTIVTSGMGYILLIQLLNISYNVTEREARIALKENTGRRLLWGMVVDTGQYHRGILHNWIQFLTLRSADLQRSTEDIV; this is encoded by the exons atgaaACGTGGGAGGAAGAAAGTTAGAGGCCCCGAGGCGGGGGATACCCTCTGCTGCTGCGAGTACCTGGATCGGAAGGGGCAGAGGAGCCACCTGGCGGCGTGTTTCTGTGAGTGCGAGGACCTCGACGAGGGTTGTGAAAG GTGGCTGACTTGCAGATCTTTGCCCCCGGGAACTCTAGAGAGAATTGCAGACACCGTCACAGACCGCTTTCGCCTCCCATGGCTTAGGGGGGCTGTAAAGGTCGATATCAGCCTCCTCCCGCCAATCATCCTGTTGCCTGTTTTCCTTCACATAGCAGCTTTGCACCTCCTCTTGGCTCTTGTCATCCTGATATCACTTCCTGTACTGGTGCTGTGGTATTACTacctcacacacaggaagaaGGGCCAGACTCTTTTCTTCTTGAGTCTAGGGCTGTTCTCCTTAGGCTACATGTACTACGTGTTCCTCCAAGAGGTGGTACCCCGAGGCCATGTGAGCACCAGCCAGGTGATCCTTCTCACCTGTGGATTAATCCTTATGCTGGTGGCCCTGTCTCAAGCCAAGAGAGACCCTGGCTACCTTCCCTGCCAAACGAGCAGTAACAAAGCACTTTACCAAGGCAGCAACATCAACAATAACAGCATCTCAAACAGGAATGACCTGGAGAGCTCCAAGGCAGCAGCTGTGCCTGACATTGCAATGAACAGTTACCCTGAGGGCTATGCCACAGTGTTGGAAGCAGGGACAGGTGGGGTCACGGAGGACTGGTGCACCAAGTGTCACTTGGTTAGGCCAGCCCGAGCTGGGCACTGCCGGATATGTGGCAGGTGCGTGAAGAGACTGGATCATCACTGTGTCTG GATTAACAGCTGTGTCGGGGAACAGAACCACCAAGCCTTTATCCTTGCACTCTCCCTTTTTCTGCTCACATCAGTGTATGGGATTTCTCTGACTCTGGACACCATCTGTAGAGGGAAGGCTACCATCAAGGCACTCTTCTACTGTCCTGGTGTCTATGGAGACTACAG TTCTGCCCTTTCGTTCACCTGTGTGTGGTACTGTACCATTGTAACTTCCGGCATGGGCTACATCCTTCTCATCCAGCTCTTGAACATCAGCTACAACGTGACTGAGAGGGAAGCTCGAATTGCTTTGAAGGAGAACACTGGGCGGAGGCTGTTATGGGGAATGGTGGTTGACACAGGCCAATACCATCGGGGCATTCTGCACAATTGGATCCAGTTCTTGACCTTGCGCTCAGCCGATCTGCAGCGCTCCACTGAAGACATTGTATGA